A stretch of the Esox lucius isolate fEsoLuc1 chromosome 2, fEsoLuc1.pri, whole genome shotgun sequence genome encodes the following:
- the dbndd1 gene encoding dysbindin domain-containing protein 1, with protein MEAQGGAGSPETNKDIQKLLKPSSSGDLSKELYHHQLGEEEGGLPGHTAGLLHVTERRQPLSSVSSLEVHFDLLDLTELTDMSDQELAEVFADSDEENHNESPAGHHQPPLPRGGYMRSPSWTRCSKAEPPRERKHHSDSDTTAEPLMKLERPKQP; from the exons AAACCAATAAAGACATCCAAAAGTTGCTGAAGCCTTCCAGCTCAGGGGACCTGTCCAAGGAGTTGTACCACCACCAgttgggggaggaggagggggggctCCCAGGACACACTGCTGGCCTGCTGCACGTCACAGAGAGGAGGC AGCCTCTGAGCAGCGTTTCCTCCCTGGAGGTTCACTTTGACCTCCTGGACCTTACGGAGCTGACTGATATGTCTGACCAGGAGCTGGCTGAGGTGTTCGCTGACTCCGATGAGGAGAACCACAACGAATCACCAGCAG gccacCACCAGCCACCACTGCCCAGGGGAGGATACATGCGCTCGCCCTCATGGACCCGTTGCAGCAAGGCCGAGCCCCCAAGGGAGAGGAAGCACCACAGCGACTCTGACACCACCGCAGAGCCCTTAATGAAGCTGGAGAGGCCTAAGCAGCCCTGA